The DNA segment GCGGCGCCCGAGCGCCGGAAACGGACGGATGGGGTCATCAGAGCTGGAGGATCTCGCGCAGCATCGACGCGTCGCGGGCGACGAGCTGGGGAAGTTCGGCGCGCGCGGAGAGCGCCACGACCTGGTCCGAGAGCTTCGGATCCTCGGTCGTCCACTCGTGCCCGATCTGCTCCGACGGCGCGATCTGCTTGGCGAGAAAGATCAGCTGTTCGGCGGCCGGGCTGCGCGAGGCGACCCGTCCGCTCGAGCCGAGGACGTCCTCGACCGCCTGCGGGAGGTTCAGCTTCCGGGCCAGCACGCGGCCGGCGGCCGCGCGGAAGCGCGAGAGCGCCCCGATGCGGATCGGGCCGGGCGGGAAGGGCACGGAGATCAGCAGCTTGAGGAGCTCGTAGCTGCCGAGCGGCTCGAGGAGGCCGAGCGTATAGGCCTCCTCGCGGGGAATGTCCGTTCCCTCGGCGAGATGGGAGGCGGCCACCGCGGTGGACAGCGCCGCCCGGCGGATGACGCGCTCCATCTTCTCCTCGGACGGGACCTTCGGGGTGGACGGGTCCGCGAGGAGGCCCACGAACCGCCGGAGCGCGGCGTTCCCGAGGACGCCGGCGGCCTCGCGGCAGGTCCGCACGAGCTCGGTGCTCTCGGTGCGCAGCGCGTTCGCGAGGTAGAGGAGGTCGATCGTGAGAAACGGGTCGAGCGCCGCGACCTGCACGATCCGCTCGGGATCGCCGCCCTCGTCGAGCGCGCTCTTCAGCATGACGGCGGTGTCGTCGTACACCGGGAAGAGGCGCGACGGCTCGCGCAGGCGCTTGTGGACGCGGTTCGCGAAGGACGTGAAGCCCTGGTACGACTCCTTGAGCTGGGCGGGGGACGGCGTTTCGCCGGGGAGGCCCTCGAGGATCTCCCAGAACATCGCCGCGAGGCTCTCGGCCTTGAACTCGCGCTCCCAGCGCGCGCCCGTCTCGTCGCTCCCGGCCGCCGTGCCGACGTTCACGCGCGAGTCGTCGACCGACTTGGCGCCGTGGAACGCGAGAACCTGGCCGCGGAGGGAGAGGTGGATCCGGATGAGGTCCTCGATCTTGAAGAGCGGGTCGAACTCGAACGACGCGCCCGCCCAGTGGAAGAGGTCGAGCAGGACCTTCATCGCGAGGCCCTCGACGGCCTCGGCGAGCTTTTCGCGCGGGAGGAGGTTGCGCTCGAGGATGAGGCGCGTGAGGTTCCGGCCCGTCGCGAAGCTCTCGGCGAGGAGCTCGAAGACGACCGGCTCGGTCAGGACCTTGCGGCGCGTCAGGAAGACGCCGAGGCGCTCGTTAGGGAGCGACGAGGAGACGAAGACGATCGCGCCGCCCTTGAGGTCGATCGTGCGCACGACCTCGCCGCGCCAGACCGTGACGCGTCCCGACAGGGCGTTGATCTCGAGCCACTGCAGGAGGTCGGCGAGCGAGAAGGTGTCGAGGTTGCCGCTGAGCGTGCGTGCCACGTGTGGACCAATCTTGACACGAACGCGCGAACCGGCGCCGGGACGGGTCAGGAGCCCGTGCGGAGGAGCCGGGCGGCCCTCTGGAGCGAGATCATCTCGCGGGCGTCCTTCTGGAAGACGGCGTCCCCGTAGCCCTTTTTCGAGATGAAACGGTAGCGGAGCTCCTGGAAGGGCAGCCCCTTCGGGACGCGATCCTGGCGGTAGTACCAGATCTCGACGTCGCCCTCGATGTCGCCGGGGGTCA comes from the Acidobacteriota bacterium genome and includes:
- a CDS encoding DUF4388 domain-containing protein encodes the protein MARTLSGNLDTFSLADLLQWLEINALSGRVTVWRGEVVRTIDLKGGAIVFVSSSLPNERLGVFLTRRKVLTEPVVFELLAESFATGRNLTRLILERNLLPREKLAEAVEGLAMKVLLDLFHWAGASFEFDPLFKIEDLIRIHLSLRGQVLAFHGAKSVDDSRVNVGTAAGSDETGARWEREFKAESLAAMFWEILEGLPGETPSPAQLKESYQGFTSFANRVHKRLREPSRLFPVYDDTAVMLKSALDEGGDPERIVQVAALDPFLTIDLLYLANALRTESTELVRTCREAAGVLGNAALRRFVGLLADPSTPKVPSEEKMERVIRRAALSTAVAASHLAEGTDIPREEAYTLGLLEPLGSYELLKLLISVPFPPGPIRIGALSRFRAAAGRVLARKLNLPQAVEDVLGSSGRVASRSPAAEQLIFLAKQIAPSEQIGHEWTTEDPKLSDQVVALSARAELPQLVARDASMLREILQL